From one Henriciella marina DSM 19595 genomic stretch:
- a CDS encoding GNAT family N-acetyltransferase encodes MELGAPGLQTAILRLEPLDEQHREFIRTSGAADHMWTSMPLIATGTNLDAYFDHTIRMAKLGTGQAMAAIRLSDERMVGLAAFLNPNRMNRRTRIGYTWIEPSLRGSEIAQHIHYLMLKRAYQWRARRVAWWLSQKNERAIASIEKLGAVRDGVLRQHTRFADGSWADLVVLSLVGDEIRDAMAALGEQIEARAADTNT; translated from the coding sequence ATGGAATTAGGCGCACCTGGACTTCAGACCGCTATCCTGCGGCTCGAACCGCTGGATGAACAACACCGCGAATTTATCCGCACGAGCGGCGCTGCAGACCATATGTGGACCTCAATGCCGCTGATCGCAACGGGCACCAACCTTGACGCCTATTTTGACCATACGATCAGGATGGCAAAGCTCGGCACCGGTCAGGCCATGGCTGCGATCCGCCTCAGCGATGAGCGCATGGTGGGGCTTGCGGCCTTCCTCAATCCGAACCGGATGAACCGGCGCACGCGCATTGGCTATACCTGGATCGAGCCGTCCTTGCGGGGCAGCGAAATCGCTCAGCATATCCATTACCTGATGCTGAAACGGGCGTATCAATGGCGGGCGCGGCGGGTCGCCTGGTGGCTCTCGCAGAAGAATGAACGGGCCATCGCCTCGATCGAGAAGCTCGGCGCCGTGCGTGACGGCGTCCTTCGCCAGCATACCCGTTTCGCAGATGGAAGCTGGGCCGATCTGGTCGTTCTCTCGCTTGTCGGCGACGAGATCCGCGACGCCATGGCGGCCCTTGGCGAACAGATCGAGGCGCGCGCAGCCGACACCAATACTTGA
- the murJ gene encoding murein biosynthesis integral membrane protein MurJ, giving the protein MSVLRNTLTQSGWTLGSRVLGFARDLVILAKLGAGPVADAFFTALMFPNLFRRVFAEGAFAQAFVPAYARTMEAEGEEAARKLAEETLRGLLAVTVGLVVVAQLAMPWIMLLLHGGYRNDPVHFPLAILLTQITMPYLAFMALAALLSGVLNSAGRFALTAGAPTLLNLCLLGAAFIGSDNYEVAKSLCVAVSIAGALQVALLWYGVSRQKVRLRIGMPKLTPGVKRVAALAIPGTIAASGMQINIVVSQALASFEEGAKSWLYSADRLYQLPLGLVGVAVGLAILPRLARAARASDETDSRGIMDNGIGLAMALTIPAAAALMVAPFLFVDSFFTRGDFTSDDADLTARALVHFGWGVPAFVLIKVLAPGFFAREDTRTPMNFSLISVAVNTVLGAGLFFYLKSQGLFGFPGLAIATSTAAWVNAGLLFFVLQRRGWYRPGPELLKRLVSVLVASAALGALLWYLASISDVISDFALDSKFLGAILIAMAGALAYLVFALLFGAIRLSDIKGARRS; this is encoded by the coding sequence ATGAGCGTTCTTCGCAACACGTTGACCCAGTCTGGCTGGACGCTTGGCAGCCGCGTTCTCGGCTTTGCCCGCGATCTCGTTATCCTTGCAAAACTTGGCGCGGGGCCGGTGGCCGACGCCTTCTTTACCGCCCTGATGTTCCCGAACCTTTTCAGGCGCGTCTTTGCCGAAGGGGCCTTCGCGCAGGCTTTCGTCCCGGCCTATGCCCGCACGATGGAGGCCGAGGGCGAGGAAGCGGCCCGCAAGCTTGCCGAAGAGACCCTCCGCGGGCTGCTGGCCGTCACCGTCGGCCTTGTCGTCGTGGCACAGTTGGCAATGCCGTGGATCATGCTCCTCCTGCATGGCGGTTACCGGAATGATCCTGTCCACTTCCCGCTGGCGATCCTGCTGACGCAGATCACGATGCCATATCTGGCCTTCATGGCGCTGGCGGCGCTCTTGTCCGGCGTCCTGAATTCAGCCGGCCGTTTTGCCCTGACAGCAGGCGCACCGACCCTGCTCAATCTCTGCCTTCTCGGTGCAGCCTTCATCGGGTCGGACAATTATGAAGTCGCAAAATCGCTCTGCGTTGCTGTGTCCATTGCCGGCGCGCTTCAGGTCGCACTGCTCTGGTATGGCGTCTCGCGCCAGAAGGTTCGCCTGCGCATCGGCATGCCAAAACTCACACCCGGTGTGAAGCGCGTCGCCGCGCTGGCTATACCCGGTACGATCGCGGCCTCCGGCATGCAGATCAATATCGTGGTCAGCCAGGCGCTTGCTAGCTTTGAGGAAGGCGCAAAATCCTGGCTCTATTCGGCAGACCGTCTCTATCAGCTTCCTCTTGGTCTTGTTGGCGTCGCCGTCGGTCTTGCCATTCTGCCACGTCTTGCCCGCGCGGCCCGTGCCAGCGACGAGACAGACAGCCGCGGCATCATGGACAATGGCATCGGCCTCGCCATGGCCCTGACGATCCCGGCAGCGGCGGCGCTGATGGTCGCACCTTTCCTCTTTGTCGACAGCTTCTTCACCCGCGGCGATTTTACCAGTGACGACGCCGACCTGACCGCCCGCGCCCTCGTGCACTTTGGCTGGGGTGTGCCCGCCTTCGTGCTCATCAAAGTGCTCGCGCCCGGCTTCTTTGCGCGCGAGGACACCAGAACGCCGATGAATTTCTCGCTGATCTCTGTCGCGGTGAACACGGTGCTTGGCGCAGGTCTATTCTTTTACCTGAAGTCGCAGGGCCTCTTCGGGTTTCCCGGACTTGCAATCGCAACCAGCACGGCCGCCTGGGTCAATGCGGGGCTTCTCTTCTTCGTCCTGCAGCGTCGCGGCTGGTACCGGCCAGGGCCAGAGCTTCTGAAAAGACTTGTCTCTGTACTGGTTGCATCCGCCGCGCTCGGCGCGCTTCTCTGGTATCTCGCCAGCATCAGCGACGTGATCTCCGACTTTGCCCTCGATTCCAAATTTTTAGGCGCCATCCTGATCGCCATGGCTGGCGCGCTCGCCTATCTGGTCTTTGCGCTCCTCTTTGGCGCTATTCGCCTCAGTGACATCAAGGGGGCTAGGCGCAGCTGA
- the trpS gene encoding tryptophan--tRNA ligase, which translates to MSEQETSSYAGPKRVFSGIQPTGNLHLGNYLGALKKFTTLQNDGWDCVFCVVDLHAITMPFDQSQLANQTRQIAAAMMASGVDPAKSVLFAQSSVRAHTELTWIFDSVARMGWLEKMIQFKEKSGKDAERSSVGLFNYPVLQAADILAYKATHVPVGEDQRQHLELSRDIADRFNREYGAPDFFPLPEALTEGPGARIMSLKDGTKKMSKSDPAENSRINLIDDADTISRKIKKSKTDTLGDVPTDVDGLEGRPEVANLVGIYGALADMTDEQVLAEYGGKGFGTFKPALADLAVDHLAPITSRMRELMDNPDEIDAALRSGAERANAIAEPVMEEVRRIVGFWRP; encoded by the coding sequence ATGAGCGAGCAAGAAACATCCAGCTATGCCGGTCCCAAGCGGGTCTTTTCCGGCATCCAGCCCACCGGTAATCTCCACCTTGGGAATTACCTCGGTGCCCTCAAGAAATTCACCACGCTTCAGAATGACGGCTGGGACTGCGTTTTCTGCGTCGTCGACCTGCATGCGATCACCATGCCCTTCGACCAGTCGCAGCTTGCAAACCAGACCCGCCAGATTGCTGCGGCGATGATGGCGAGCGGTGTCGACCCGGCAAAGTCGGTTCTGTTCGCGCAATCATCGGTGCGTGCGCACACAGAACTTACCTGGATCTTCGACAGCGTCGCCCGCATGGGCTGGCTGGAGAAAATGATCCAGTTCAAGGAGAAATCAGGCAAGGACGCAGAGCGCTCTTCGGTCGGTCTGTTCAACTATCCTGTCCTGCAGGCCGCCGACATCCTGGCCTACAAGGCGACCCACGTGCCGGTTGGAGAAGACCAGCGCCAGCACCTGGAGCTCTCCCGTGACATTGCTGATCGCTTCAACCGCGAATACGGCGCGCCAGACTTCTTCCCGCTGCCCGAAGCCCTGACTGAAGGTCCTGGCGCGCGCATCATGAGCCTGAAGGACGGCACCAAGAAGATGTCGAAATCGGACCCTGCCGAGAATTCGCGCATCAACCTCATCGACGACGCCGACACGATCTCGCGCAAGATCAAGAAGTCGAAGACAGACACGCTTGGCGACGTGCCAACCGATGTGGACGGCCTTGAAGGCCGGCCCGAAGTTGCAAACCTCGTTGGCATCTATGGCGCGCTCGCAGATATGACCGACGAACAGGTGCTGGCTGAGTATGGCGGCAAGGGCTTCGGCACGTTCAAACCTGCCCTCGCCGATCTTGCCGTTGATCATCTGGCCCCGATTACTTCGCGGATGCGGGAGCTGATGGACAATCCAGACGAAATCGACGCGGCCCTTCGCAGCGGCGCCGAACGGGCCAACGCAATTGCTGAGCCTGTGATGGAAGAGGTTCGGCGCATTGTCGGCTTCTGGCGTCCATAG
- the rpsP gene encoding 30S ribosomal protein S16, translating to MALKIRLSRGGSKKRPFYRVVVADSRAPRDGRYIEKIGTYNPRLAKDSEERVQIDAEKAAEWVKKGAKPTDRVARFLSNLEVEGTKVYDWQPSNNPNKGEPGTKAKERIEERAEKEVARKEAEEEAKKAAEEAKNAPAEEEAPAEAEAEAEEAPAEEAAEEEKTS from the coding sequence ATGGCTCTCAAAATTCGCCTCTCACGAGGTGGTTCGAAAAAGCGCCCATTCTACCGGGTCGTTGTTGCTGACAGCCGCGCCCCGCGCGACGGCCGTTACATCGAAAAGATCGGCACCTACAATCCGCGTCTGGCGAAAGACAGCGAAGAGCGCGTGCAGATCGATGCCGAAAAAGCTGCCGAATGGGTCAAGAAAGGCGCCAAGCCAACCGACCGCGTCGCCCGCTTCCTGAGCAATCTCGAAGTCGAAGGCACGAAGGTCTATGACTGGCAGCCAAGCAACAACCCGAACAAGGGTGAGCCAGGCACGAAGGCCAAGGAGCGCATTGAAGAGCGCGCCGAGAAGGAAGTTGCGCGCAAGGAAGCCGAGGAAGAGGCCAAGAAGGCCGCCGAGGAAGCCAAGAACGCTCCAGCTGAAGAAGAAGCACCTGCCGAAGCAGAAGCTGAAGCCGAAGAAGCTCCGGCTGAAGAAGCTGCAGAAGAAGAAAAGACCAGCTAG
- a CDS encoding [protein-PII] uridylyltransferase: MSEQSDSLVHRKLPTRRWPSKWNISNIIDGRALRVKLTSAFLDNMSDEAKARKRVLDHLHASLFRGRMIAQERLQQGAGGLDTARLLSAVMDETLHALYDYITVHVHRARNPTEGERLAVFATGGYGRNVLAPSSDVDLLFIRPYKASAHAESVIEYMLYALWDVGIKVGHAFRTPDECIRLSKQDVTIKTSLLDARFLFGDEKLAAETKAKFRKEAVEGHDAQFIADKLAERDGRHAKQGNTRYVVEPNVKEGKGGMRDLQTLYWITKHMYDGVSLEDVMKSGPFTKHEYSVFIRAARFFWTVRCHLHYLTGRAEERISFDLQPEIASRMGYRDRSGQLGVERFMKHYFLVAKDVGSLTRILAAKLEADQIKKPEGWRRFIPSGSPKPLDHEGFVLDGERVNVTSEDVLKKQPENLIRLFALADEVGHDIHPDAMTIASRNSRLINSKNRSKKEMSKIFIELLVNGKDPGLALHRMNEADVLGRFMPEFGGIVAQTQFNMYHHFTVDEHTIRAVDYMAQMDREPGDGFDLPHRLFQKIDNKHVLYLAMLLHDTGKGLGDQQIEGMKTSAQAGKRLGLSDAETDLIAWLVGHHLEMSETAQKRDIADPQTIVRFASMVGSIERLRLLYILTIADIRAVGPGIWNAWKGQLLEDLYQNTEAALRGGRTDTVSVSRELEGRAALNQKELSERVGTIPSVMTDMDPAYWTGFDLEALEQHARTISAGDPPIVSAHVREDGGGVSLLVAGQDRLGLFSRLAGTIAAQSANVVSAQVFTAPSGFIVDVFILQDGKGGIFAAGDEGRLRRLEDEVRRAFGNNEPVANIPRKTYRREAAFKVIPQVKIDDTLSDGYTVIDVAGRDRPGLLHDVASLLADENISIHSAHVGSYGERVFDAFYVQLPDSYTEEKLAALKEQLLEVLQREEPDAPRTPARSLKQANAADSF; this comes from the coding sequence ATGAGCGAACAAAGCGACTCCCTTGTCCACCGCAAGCTGCCGACCCGGCGCTGGCCCAGCAAGTGGAACATATCCAACATCATTGATGGCCGCGCGCTGCGAGTAAAACTCACCTCGGCCTTTCTCGACAACATGTCGGATGAGGCAAAAGCGCGCAAACGTGTGCTCGATCACCTCCATGCGAGCCTCTTCCGTGGACGGATGATCGCGCAGGAGCGCCTGCAACAGGGCGCTGGTGGTCTGGATACGGCACGCCTCCTCTCTGCGGTGATGGATGAGACGCTGCACGCGCTCTATGACTATATCACCGTGCACGTCCACCGCGCCCGCAACCCCACGGAGGGGGAGCGCCTCGCCGTGTTTGCGACCGGCGGTTACGGCCGCAACGTGCTGGCGCCCTCCAGCGATGTCGATCTCCTCTTCATCCGGCCATACAAGGCCTCCGCCCATGCCGAGAGCGTGATCGAATACATGCTCTACGCCCTCTGGGATGTCGGCATTAAGGTTGGCCACGCCTTCCGCACGCCTGATGAGTGTATCCGGCTCTCCAAGCAGGACGTCACCATCAAGACGTCGCTTCTCGACGCACGCTTCCTTTTCGGCGACGAGAAGCTTGCCGCCGAAACCAAAGCGAAATTCCGCAAGGAAGCCGTCGAAGGCCATGACGCGCAATTCATTGCCGACAAGCTCGCCGAACGCGACGGACGCCACGCCAAGCAGGGCAATACCCGCTATGTCGTTGAGCCGAATGTGAAAGAGGGCAAAGGGGGCATGCGCGATTTGCAGACCCTCTACTGGATCACCAAGCACATGTATGACGGCGTCTCATTGGAAGACGTGATGAAGTCAGGCCCCTTCACAAAACACGAATACAGCGTCTTCATCCGTGCCGCGCGCTTCTTCTGGACGGTGCGCTGTCATCTCCACTATCTCACGGGCCGCGCCGAAGAACGCATCAGCTTTGACCTGCAGCCTGAGATCGCCTCCCGCATGGGATACCGCGACCGGTCTGGCCAGCTCGGCGTCGAGCGGTTCATGAAGCACTATTTCCTGGTCGCAAAGGATGTCGGCAGCCTGACGCGTATCCTCGCCGCCAAGCTCGAGGCCGACCAGATCAAGAAGCCTGAAGGCTGGCGCCGCTTCATCCCGTCGGGCAGCCCCAAACCGCTCGACCATGAAGGCTTCGTTCTCGATGGGGAGCGCGTCAACGTAACCAGCGAAGACGTGCTGAAGAAGCAACCAGAAAACCTTATCCGCCTGTTCGCCCTGGCCGATGAGGTTGGCCACGACATTCATCCCGATGCGATGACGATTGCCTCGCGCAATTCCCGCCTCATCAACTCGAAGAACCGCTCCAAGAAAGAGATGAGCAAGATCTTCATCGAGCTTCTCGTGAACGGAAAAGACCCGGGCCTCGCGCTGCACCGAATGAATGAAGCCGATGTGCTCGGCCGGTTCATGCCGGAATTTGGTGGCATCGTCGCCCAGACCCAGTTCAACATGTATCACCACTTCACGGTGGATGAGCACACGATCCGCGCCGTCGATTATATGGCGCAGATGGACCGTGAGCCCGGCGACGGGTTCGACCTGCCACATCGCCTGTTTCAGAAGATCGACAACAAGCATGTTCTCTATCTTGCCATGCTGCTGCACGACACCGGCAAGGGTCTTGGCGACCAGCAGATCGAGGGCATGAAAACCTCCGCGCAGGCGGGCAAGCGCCTAGGCCTCAGCGATGCAGAGACAGACCTCATCGCCTGGCTCGTCGGCCACCATCTCGAGATGAGTGAAACCGCCCAGAAACGGGACATTGCAGACCCGCAGACAATTGTACGCTTTGCCTCCATGGTCGGCTCGATCGAACGCTTGCGCCTGCTCTATATCCTCACCATCGCAGACATTCGCGCGGTCGGCCCCGGCATCTGGAATGCCTGGAAAGGCCAGCTCCTGGAAGATCTTTACCAGAACACGGAGGCCGCGCTTCGCGGCGGGCGTACCGACACCGTCAGCGTCTCACGCGAACTGGAAGGCCGCGCCGCGCTCAACCAGAAGGAACTGTCGGAACGCGTCGGCACCATTCCGAGTGTGATGACGGACATGGATCCAGCCTACTGGACCGGATTTGATCTCGAAGCCCTCGAACAGCACGCCCGCACGATCAGTGCAGGCGATCCACCCATTGTCTCTGCACATGTGCGCGAGGATGGCGGCGGGGTTTCGCTTCTCGTCGCCGGACAGGACCGGCTCGGCCTTTTCTCAAGACTTGCCGGGACGATCGCCGCCCAGAGCGCAAACGTCGTCTCCGCGCAGGTTTTCACCGCGCCATCCGGCTTTATCGTCGACGTTTTCATCCTGCAGGACGGCAAGGGCGGTATTTTTGCTGCAGGCGATGAAGGTCGGCTTAGACGGCTGGAAGACGAAGTTCGCCGCGCCTTTGGCAATAATGAGCCCGTCGCGAACATTCCGCGCAAGACCTATCGCCGGGAAGCAGCCTTCAAGGTCATTCCGCAGGTCAAGATCGATGACACCCTTTCGGATGGGTATACCGTGATCGACGTCGCCGGGCGCGACCGCCCGGGCCTGTTGCATGATGTCGCGAGCCTGCTGGCCGATGAGAATATCTCGATCCATTCGGCGCATGTCGGCAGCTATGGCGAACGCGTTTTCGACGCTTTCTACGTACAGCTGCCGGACTCCTATACCGAGGAAAAACTTGCCGCGCTCAAGGAACAGCTGCTCGAGGTCCTCCAGCGCGAGGAGCCGGACGCCCCCCGCACCCCCGCGCGCAGCCTGAAACAGGCAAATGCCGCAGACAGCTTCTGA
- a CDS encoding copper chaperone PCu(A)C: MKRLSALLLAPALMLGACGSSSTETDGPVLSYENAFIMAPIAGRDVTMGGIEISVEGGDVTLTGAISDIAGTVEMHTMSMTDGTMQMRPVESFDIADGDTLVLERGANHLMFFELVEDLSAGEQANISFTFETPDGETLTLEADAEVRAQGE; encoded by the coding sequence ATGAAACGCCTCTCTGCCCTTCTTCTCGCGCCCGCCCTGATGCTTGGCGCGTGCGGCTCTTCGTCGACCGAAACCGATGGCCCGGTTCTCTCCTATGAGAACGCCTTCATCATGGCGCCAATCGCAGGCCGCGATGTCACGATGGGCGGCATCGAGATTTCCGTTGAGGGCGGCGATGTCACCCTGACGGGCGCGATATCAGACATTGCCGGCACGGTTGAGATGCACACCATGTCGATGACCGATGGCACCATGCAGATGCGCCCCGTCGAGAGCTTCGACATCGCCGATGGCGACACACTCGTCCTCGAGCGCGGCGCCAATCACCTGATGTTCTTTGAGCTGGTTGAAGATCTCTCGGCTGGCGAGCAGGCAAACATCTCCTTCACCTTCGAGACCCCAGACGGCGAAACCCTGACGCTTGAAGCCGACGCCGAAGTCCGAGCCCAAGGCGAATAA
- a CDS encoding hydrogen peroxide-inducible genes activator — MQLPTLRQLQFLCALADERSFSRAADVCNVTQPTLSSAIKEIETLLGVQLVEREARGASLTQAGEDAVERARSIISSAADLVTAAQQAGAPLSGALHLGAIPTLAPYLLPRTLSALREDHPELKLYLREDQTDRLLDGLRKRQLDVALIALPWPTPGIETETLGEDEFLFIGPKDHRLSTREPLRPEDLAGEDLLLLEDGHCLRDHAVSLCALNPSRQGSDIGATSLATLVQMVAGGLGVSLLPRIASEAGVAAGADVTIRPFETPVIGRQIGIAWRAGGARETDARLIGDVVRRVLAGCQGETSAR, encoded by the coding sequence ATGCAATTGCCCACCCTCCGACAGCTCCAGTTTCTCTGCGCCCTGGCAGATGAGCGCTCTTTTTCGCGCGCGGCAGATGTCTGCAATGTGACGCAGCCGACGCTATCGTCCGCCATCAAGGAAATCGAGACACTGCTGGGCGTGCAGCTGGTCGAGCGAGAGGCCCGGGGCGCCAGCCTGACACAAGCGGGCGAAGACGCCGTCGAGCGCGCCCGGAGCATCATTTCCAGCGCGGCCGATCTTGTCACCGCCGCCCAGCAGGCAGGCGCGCCGCTCTCTGGCGCGCTTCATCTCGGCGCGATCCCGACGCTGGCACCTTATCTCTTGCCGCGCACGCTCTCTGCCCTGCGCGAAGACCACCCCGAATTGAAACTATACCTGCGCGAGGACCAGACAGACCGATTGCTCGACGGGCTCCGCAAACGTCAGCTCGATGTTGCGCTCATCGCCCTGCCCTGGCCGACCCCCGGCATTGAGACCGAGACGCTGGGCGAGGACGAGTTTCTGTTTATCGGGCCGAAGGATCACAGACTCTCGACGCGTGAGCCGCTGCGCCCGGAAGACCTTGCCGGAGAAGACCTTCTCCTGCTGGAAGATGGCCATTGCCTGCGTGACCATGCCGTCTCCCTCTGCGCCCTCAACCCGTCACGGCAGGGGTCTGATATCGGGGCAACCTCGCTCGCCACGCTTGTGCAGATGGTGGCAGGTGGTCTCGGCGTCTCATTGCTGCCGCGCATCGCCTCTGAGGCCGGGGTCGCGGCTGGTGCAGACGTCACGATCAGACCGTTCGAGACACCGGTCATCGGCCGACAGATCGGCATCGCATGGCGCGCCGGCGGCGCCCGCGAGACGGATGCAAGGCTGATCGGAGATGTGGTCCGGCGCGTCCTTGCAGGGTGCCAGGGCGAGACGTCAGCTCGCTAG
- a CDS encoding chorismate mutase: MTAPLDDLERLRASIDNMDAILLHTLAERFKLTQQVGHLKAENDMPPADKAREARQIERLQSLAAESGLDPAFAEKFLNFIVAEVIRHHEKIRGGQE, encoded by the coding sequence GTGACCGCCCCGCTCGACGATCTTGAACGCCTACGCGCCAGTATCGACAATATGGATGCGATCCTGCTGCACACGCTGGCAGAGCGCTTCAAGCTGACCCAGCAGGTGGGCCATCTGAAGGCAGAGAACGACATGCCGCCTGCCGACAAGGCGCGCGAGGCGCGTCAGATCGAGCGGCTCCAGAGCCTTGCCGCCGAAAGCGGTCTCGACCCGGCCTTTGCCGAAAAATTCCTCAATTTCATCGTGGCCGAAGTCATTCGCCACCACGAGAAAATCCGGGGAGGTCAGGAATGA
- the ffh gene encoding signal recognition particle protein, with protein sequence MFDALTDRLGGIFDGLTGRGALSEKDVTSALREIRVALLEADVALPVVKDFISSIRERAVGEDVIRSVKPGQQVVKIVHDGLIEMLGGSEADTSLRVDNPPSVIMMAGLQGSGKTTTTAKIAKRLAERDKKKVLLASLDVRRPAAMEQLAILATQIGGSVTSLPIVAGQSPAEITRRALQAAKLGGHDVVFLDTAGRTSIDEQMMAEAAEIAKIASPKETLLVADALTGQDAVETARRFHERLPLTGLVLTRMDGDGRGGAALSMRAVTGLPIKFLGTGEKLDGLDAFDAKRVAGRILGQGDIVSLVERAGDQLDADKAERMAKKMRKGEFDLNDLAEQLKQMQKMGGLGGIMGMLPGAKKAKQALAAANMDDNVIKRQEAIISSMTKKERTKPALLNASRRKRIAAGAGVDVSDVNKVLKMHRQMADMMKKMSKGGMKGMMGALGGAGVSPSDLAKMGKSGMGGGMPGGLPGLGGGGLPPGLGGGKKK encoded by the coding sequence ATGTTTGACGCGCTAACAGACCGCCTTGGCGGCATATTCGACGGACTGACCGGGCGCGGTGCCCTGTCTGAAAAGGACGTCACGTCTGCGCTGCGCGAGATCCGCGTGGCGCTGCTCGAGGCCGACGTCGCCCTGCCGGTCGTCAAGGATTTCATCTCCAGCATCCGCGAACGCGCCGTTGGCGAAGATGTCATCCGTTCGGTCAAACCCGGTCAGCAAGTCGTCAAGATCGTCCATGACGGCCTGATCGAAATGCTCGGCGGCAGCGAAGCCGACACCAGCCTTCGCGTCGACAACCCGCCATCTGTCATCATGATGGCCGGTCTTCAGGGCTCTGGTAAGACGACCACGACGGCGAAGATCGCCAAGCGCCTGGCTGAGCGCGACAAGAAGAAGGTCCTCCTCGCTTCGCTGGACGTTCGCCGTCCGGCCGCGATGGAGCAGCTGGCCATTCTCGCAACGCAGATTGGCGGCTCCGTCACCTCGCTGCCGATTGTTGCCGGACAGTCGCCCGCAGAGATCACGCGCCGCGCGCTTCAGGCGGCGAAACTTGGCGGCCATGATGTCGTCTTCCTCGATACCGCTGGCCGCACCTCCATCGATGAGCAGATGATGGCCGAGGCGGCAGAGATCGCCAAGATCGCCAGCCCGAAGGAAACCCTCCTCGTCGCTGACGCGCTGACCGGTCAGGATGCGGTGGAAACCGCCCGCCGCTTCCATGAGCGCCTGCCGCTGACCGGCCTCGTGCTGACCCGTATGGACGGTGATGGCCGCGGCGGCGCTGCGCTCTCCATGCGCGCGGTCACTGGCCTTCCGATCAAATTCCTCGGCACGGGCGAAAAGCTCGATGGCCTTGATGCCTTCGATGCCAAGCGCGTGGCGGGACGTATCCTCGGTCAGGGGGATATCGTCTCCCTGGTGGAGCGCGCCGGCGACCAGCTCGATGCCGACAAGGCCGAGCGCATGGCCAAGAAGATGCGCAAGGGGGAGTTCGACCTTAACGACCTCGCTGAGCAATTGAAACAGATGCAGAAAATGGGCGGCCTTGGCGGCATTATGGGCATGTTGCCCGGCGCCAAGAAAGCCAAACAGGCCCTCGCGGCCGCGAATATGGATGACAATGTCATCAAGCGTCAGGAGGCGATCATCTCCTCCATGACGAAGAAGGAACGCACCAAGCCAGCCCTTCTCAATGCTTCGCGCCGCAAGCGGATTGCCGCCGGTGCCGGCGTTGACGTATCGGACGTCAACAAGGTGCTGAAGATGCACCGCCAGATGGCCGACATGATGAAGAAAATGTCGAAGGGCGGCATGAAAGGCATGATGGGCGCGCTCGGCGGCGCCGGTGTCTCGCCGTCAGATCTCGCGAAGATGGGTAAGTCCGGCATGGGCGGCGGCATGCCGGGCGGGCTTCCAGGCCTTGGCGGCGGCGGGCTGCCACCGGGCCTCGGCGGAGGCAAGAAGAAGTGA